acgTACATTTGCGttctatattcttttatttttttgtttttgatttaaaaacaacaacacTACATCATGTCTGGACGTGGTAAAGGCGGCAAAGTCAAGGGGAAGGTCAAGTCTCGTTCTAACCGTGCCGGACTGCAATTCCCCGTGGGACGTATACATAGACTGTTGCGTAATGGAAATTACGCGGAACGCGTTAGCGCCGGTGCACCTGTTTATCTAGCCGCCGTTATGGAGTACCTAGCCGCTGAAGTTCTAGAGTTGGCAGGAAACGCCGCTAGGGACAACAAGAAAACCAGAATCATACCTAGACATCTTCAATTGGCGATAAGAAACGACGAGGAGTTAAACAAACTTCTCTCCGGTGTGACCATCGCACAGGGCGGCGTGTTGCCGAACATTCAAGCGGTGCTGTTGCCCAAAAAGACCGAGAAGAAGGcttaattaattagttagtaattaattatacctttataaaatacctaaaactGTAACACCGACGCTGCGTGGGCACGCGTTGCACGTCGCAAACCATGAGCGAGCGAGTGAGCGCGCGcgcatacataaaaaatttaataaataaagcgcgTGCGTGAGTTGTTAGGTAAATGGACAAAAcaaaaggcccttttcagggccgcAATATGATTCTTACTATCTACTATATACTCATTACTTACTTATACAATTGTATACGTAATGAGTGAGTAACAAATAATGTTTCGTTTCGACAATGAACGTttaattctacaatattattagtatttgttcaccTCTAATATACACTAGAATTGA
This window of the Manduca sexta isolate Smith_Timp_Sample1 unplaced genomic scaffold, JHU_Msex_v1.0 HiC_scaffold_2493, whole genome shotgun sequence genome carries:
- the LOC119192215 gene encoding histone H2A-like, producing MSGRGKGGKVKGKVKSRSNRAGLQFPVGRIHRLLRNGNYAERVSAGAPVYLAAVMEYLAAEVLELAGNAARDNKKTRIIPRHLQLAIRNDEELNKLLSGVTIAQGGVLPNIQAVLLPKKTEKKA